A genomic window from Sanguibacter antarcticus includes:
- a CDS encoding OsmC family peroxiredoxin — protein sequence MAIRTARTAWNGTLTEGGGQVELTSSKVGTYDVSFPKRAADDAGGTTSPEELIAAAHSSCYAMQLSALVGEAGGTPVALDVTADVTLAPDPAGGFQISGIALRVRGEVEGLDEAGFLKAAQDAKATCPVSKALTGTTITLDAALES from the coding sequence ATGGCTATCCGCACTGCGCGCACTGCATGGAACGGCACTCTCACCGAGGGGGGCGGTCAGGTCGAGCTCACGAGCTCGAAGGTCGGCACGTACGACGTCTCGTTCCCCAAGCGTGCAGCAGACGACGCCGGTGGCACGACGAGCCCTGAAGAGCTCATCGCCGCCGCGCACTCGTCCTGCTACGCGATGCAGCTGTCGGCGCTCGTGGGCGAGGCGGGCGGCACGCCGGTCGCGCTCGACGTCACAGCAGACGTGACGCTGGCACCGGACCCTGCGGGCGGGTTCCAGATCTCGGGCATCGCGCTGAGGGTCCGTGGTGAGGTCGAGGGTCTCGACGAGGCAGGCTTCCTCAAGGCGGCGCAGGACGCGAAGGCGACCTGCCCGGTGTCGAAGGCTCTGACGGGCACGACGATCACTCTGGACGCCGCGCTCGAGAGCTGA
- a CDS encoding TetR/AcrR family transcriptional regulator, translating to MSHDTPRTRLEPADRRRDLLEVAETLAHADGIDGLTARGVAHHARASKALIFHYFGSVVGLQRAVAASAVHDLLTATQPHDDLPPADRTRAILDAFITAVTARREVWTDIWGGALRADPETQVILARARAVLVDRMASGVARRSLGDTSGHIALLSLGWVALAENITAAWLAGGTLTQDELLDLLIGSLTAILGSDPATSAAPRTTTTA from the coding sequence ATGAGCCACGACACACCCCGCACCAGGCTCGAGCCAGCCGACCGCCGTCGCGACCTGCTCGAGGTCGCCGAGACCCTCGCGCACGCCGACGGGATCGACGGTCTGACAGCACGCGGCGTCGCCCACCACGCACGGGCCTCCAAGGCGCTGATCTTCCACTACTTCGGGTCCGTCGTCGGTCTCCAACGAGCCGTCGCCGCGTCAGCCGTCCACGACCTGCTCACCGCGACCCAGCCCCACGACGACCTCCCGCCCGCCGACCGGACCCGCGCGATCCTCGACGCCTTCATCACCGCCGTCACCGCCCGGCGCGAGGTCTGGACCGACATCTGGGGCGGAGCGCTGCGCGCCGACCCCGAGACCCAGGTGATCCTCGCCCGCGCCCGGGCGGTGCTCGTCGACCGGATGGCGAGCGGCGTCGCCCGCCGATCGCTCGGCGACACGTCCGGACACATCGCCCTGCTGTCCCTCGGATGGGTCGCCCTCGCCGAGAACATCACCGCGGCCTGGCTCGCCGGCGGCACCCTCACCCAAGACGAGCTCCTCGACCTCCTCATCGGCTCTCTCACCGCGATCCTCGGCTCGGACCCCGCCACGAGCGCCGCCCCCCGGACGACCACGACGGCCTGA